A part of Sinorhizobium chiapasense genomic DNA contains:
- a CDS encoding DUF1236 domain-containing protein, giving the protein MKTPSPHLFRAVAAAGLMLAAGISTTYAAMSAIAVTDLNIRAGPGPQYPTIGLVARGGAAILDGCIQGSNWCQVSVNGVRGWAYARYLTTDLGGSAVVVEQRRTELAIPSVTYQVQPGDPVITTTSEPLELIGPVEQVDAIAPPAAVRTYITANPADTVYLEGEPVIGAALPSTVAVRQIPDYDYDYVSINGQPVLVEPATRRIVYVYR; this is encoded by the coding sequence ATGAAAACCCCTTCCCCCCACCTGTTTCGAGCGGTCGCGGCAGCGGGTTTGATGCTCGCCGCTGGCATCTCGACGACCTATGCAGCAATGAGCGCAATCGCCGTTACGGATCTGAACATCCGCGCAGGCCCGGGGCCGCAATATCCGACAATCGGCCTTGTAGCGCGCGGCGGCGCTGCGATTCTTGATGGATGCATTCAAGGCAGCAATTGGTGTCAGGTCAGCGTCAATGGTGTGCGCGGCTGGGCCTATGCCCGCTATCTTACAACCGATCTCGGCGGATCCGCCGTTGTGGTCGAGCAGCGCCGCACCGAGCTCGCAATTCCTTCCGTAACGTATCAGGTACAGCCAGGCGATCCGGTGATTACAACGACCTCCGAGCCGCTGGAACTGATCGGTCCGGTCGAACAGGTTGACGCCATCGCGCCACCTGCGGCGGTGCGCACCTATATCACCGCCAACCCTGCCGATACGGTTTACCTCGAAGGCGAGCCCGTTATCGGCGCGGCATTGCCGAGTACAGTGGCCGTCCGGCAGATCCCAGACTACGACTATGATTATGTCAGCATCAACGGACAGCCCGTGCTGGTAGAACCGGCGACGCGGCGCATCGTTTACGTCTATCGCTGA